The genomic interval ACATAAAGTTTGTTTCACTAATTAACCGGCTTGGCGTTGACCGTCTTACATGTCAAATGCTACTGCTTATCTTTTGTAACATTAAACGTCAAGACCTCAAGATATGAGTTCAAACCTCGAACGGTGAATCAGCGAAGAGTAACCTGACCAGATCAAGTAAATTATAACTATATCTCTCGTTTGAAAAATAAgtatgtttaaaaataattaaaattcgTGTCCTTATTGCTTATTCAGGGGCGTGCATAAACATGCATGGAACCATTCAACATTCATAgcttttcaattctatgtggTTCTTCCAAGGTTAGAATAGGAAACAGAAGTCATCCAAAGCTTAATATTTCTCTTACCCCGTCCGTGGATGGTACTATTCTCGTTctatatataagatattttagctctgcctaaatttattcttgatcaatatatattatttgtaattGTATGGATGTTTACATTCATAATTAGtactcatataaatttaaacatttttttcaaccttgaGAAGGTCCCataaggtaccactgttttctacgtaaaatttaatatcttttagtatctaaggtaccaaaaggtaccaaattttacatagaaaaagtGGTACATTctggtacctcctcaaggatggtaaaattgctcgtaAGACtgaaatatcttatattatggaatgaGGGAATTAAGGTTTTATTTCTATAGTATCAGATGGCTGAAGTATCAAATAGTGAAAAAGCAAATCCCCTCTAAACAAAAATCATTATAACTTCAccaatttaaattcatttaGTTTGAAACTTAAACATAAGTCGTAGACCGTGCCTACGTTCAATTTTTGCCAATAAATACAACAAACAATGGATGAAATTGAAGGGATCTAAGCAAACTTTGATCTGACCAAAATATGACATACGTTCATTGAAACACTGAAACCTAGACTGattaaaaacaaaccaatatATGGTGTTAATTTTGGAAGACACAAACTTGACTTGAAATCTTCAATACGAAACTAACAAACAGAACTGCACTCAAATCCATAGATCAAAATCTCGAAGCAATCTGAGATCTGAAAGTCCTGCCAAAACTCTACATGCGTGAAATCCTAATTTAAAAGCATAACTGACAATGAATTTGATGAAATTTATTGGTCAATCCAGTTACAAAAGAGTCTACAAAATCACCCCATCTCTTCCAACTCTCGTTCTCTCAAACCCTATAAACAGcgatatttttctcttctcttttccatCATCTCTAGCtctctaaattttataccataaagTATAGACTGTGCAATAATCATTTGACTTGGTTCAACGTGGCCTAATAGCCATCGTAAGCACATTATCCAACAAAAACTAAGGTTATGTTTATTCAGCTtggaattattataatctgtcTTACTAAGAGTAAGCTAGAACAAATAGATAGATTATTGtaacaaattattataatctagatccTAGATTACtgtaatatgatataatatgATAAGTTCATCCAAAcacgtttttttaattattaggtGGCTTTAGACCTACTGCCATCggatactttaaaataattacctacatttatcatttctttctatttagcttataataatctagcttaCAATACTCTGACTTAATAATTCAGATTACAATAATCTCTAGCTGAAACGAACATGGCCTAAATCATTAGCCTACACACCGGCCTAACGCTGTAATGTTCGTTCACCAGGGACCTAAGATGTACATAACCTCCCCATTCCACGTTACCCATCATATTCGTGCGACCAAGCTAGAGGGTAACACTACAACCATTCAGTGACATCTCTAGACCAACTATGATCTCGGAAACCCATTCTAGTCTCACTCCATCATCATTCACCATGACCaaagataaagaaaatatattctagAAATAAGTTCTTCCGAACTTGATCCATATTAGTCCaaacaattttatcttttcattATTCATCACATATATCACACTTGATCTTACAATTACATACAATGTGAAGTCCATTATGTATAGTATTAATTAGTCCATTGCTATTAATACCaagaaaaagtatatatattattataattcaaatttagactgaaattttaataaaaagattAGTGGAATGCTATTTTATCTCTTACTTTCAGTTTGAAAACaaacttttgaaattttgagttatacttattttttttctttcacctATAGAAATATCAGGCTTCAATATACAATAATTGTttcatcataaaaaatatacggATTTAATTTGAACAAAACTGCAGTTTCACTAAGgtcctcatctttttgtttttctttttatttttgtttataagccaaaatttaaattttcatctttaaatttggagctgatttttagttttttcatcgtagtttattttttagatcatctttaaatttttttattcataaattatttttcatttgcgcatatgtcatttggctctttttttaaaaaaaaaggccaaaaGATCATCCTGTAAATTTACCAACACTGAATATAAAAGCTTAGGTCGTCTCCTTCACACATAGGTCCAACCCAATTTTTCGATGGGCGTTGTTGGCAAGGCAAACGTTCATGGTTAGAAGAACaaacatatatgatatatataattccttTTTTTGCTCTTGACTTATTAATGGAATTAGCCCGCTAATACATTTTTGTCTGCGCGGGGCTACATTTGTACTAAACAAAatgaatataatatttagtaTGCCTGGGAACACTTCGACGCATTTTACTTCGGTGGACGATTTCCAATCGTACTGGTGCACTATTTGTGTTGCATTTACTATTGGGGgtggattaaaaataatagttCACCGGTGTCATGACACGCTAATCACATAATATATTGATATCTTCACTTGCTaagaaatttaagaaatttaGTGATGGATACACTCTATTCGCACCCTTAGGGTTTTTTCGGATtaaaggaattttataaaatttttaaacgaaacagttcaattcttttatttttcctttaaaaatcCTTTTAAACCGAAGAGATCCTTATAGTTttgactttatatatattcgcAAGGACAGGGCGGTATAGTTTTGACTTTATATTCGTGAGGACGGAGCGGTACTAGTGTTCTGGTTCCTCATTCTTCCCTTATAAACCATGAATAATCTTTTGCTTTTTGCTCGATgaatgataaaagataaaaaattatctgattttttttatagctctttaatagtataaatgataaaattaactattataaaattagaaatcTATAGGATGAGGCAATGAACTTGTATATAACATTTTCATACCaaatacactatttagcagttcgacAAGCGCGTATACGTACAAAAGCGAGAAATAATCTTGGGCAAAAGAATGGATTCTTCCCACAGCCCTTGCTGTAATAGGTAAGCCCACGTTGGGACATAGGTTAGTTATTcgacgcgaaaaacgtagtaatagattaatacatgattaattaatcgttagttataaaaaattaaaagtagattcatatgattttttaaataatttttctataaaaaatatttgcaaaaaaacatatcttcTAGAATCTAGGttaggaggagaggaagaaaacTCGGCCGTAATACATGTGCATATCATGTTGACAAGATAGTTCACTTGCATAGATCATAGCAGATAGTCCTAGCTAGTAGCTCCCGTGAATTTTGCACCTGTGATCGATCACTCGATCTTTTAGTTGAGAGAGCGCGGGGGGAAAGAAtctaaggggtgtttagattgagaaatttttttggagaagtgtcacgtcaaatgtttgatcgaatattgtaaggggtttttggacacgaatgaaaaaatgaatttcacggctagccaagaaaccgcgagacgaatcttttgagcctaattaacccgtcattagcatatattggttactgtagcacttatgactaatcatggattaattaggctcaaaagattcgtctcaagatttcttccgtaactgtgtaattagcttttttgttcatctatatttaatgctttatttaggtgtccaaaaattcgatgcgatgtttttgaaaaaaatttagaaactaaacaagtaaCAGCATCACATAGCTACCCGACCATCGAACACAAAACTATAATCTCATCTCGGTCACTATATAGGTTAGTTGCATGGGCAACATGACAAAATGGATCACCGGTCACCCCTGCTTGCTTGACAGAGACGTGTCAAAACGGATCCGCTTTAGGCCTGGCTCGGTTATTCCCCAAGAAAGAGGGATTGGAGAGTATTGAGAGGGAATAATTCCACACCACAATAGATAtggaataaatttatttctaatcCCCTTAAATCCTCCCGTGATAAAGATTAACCGAATAAGGTCTTAGTGGGTACTAACTTGAGTAGAAAAGAATCAAATCGCAATGGTACACAGCAGACAGTGATGCATAATTATCCTTAACTAGATCAGGGGCGCCGGGGCTCATGTTCGGTGGAGTACATTCTTTGTCTGGTGGATCGATCTGATCCAGCTACCTAGTTACAGACAcgcaattaaaataaaaccaGGACACATGCAAGGAACTGCTGCCTCCAGTGCTATAATTCTTgtggtttttaaataagaatgtaatcaaacttttaaaaatttgactattaataacttttaaattatttagtttaaaaacactacGATAACATGTATAAATAAGTCATAAagagtattttaataaaagtaattatttgttagttcttttatatgttttaataaatattcatATTCAAAGATACATCTAAAAGATCATGCCATTGTTCAAAACGACTATAAAGGGAGTAGCTGTGTGCATGTGAACTGCAGATATCTGAACATGTTAAAAATCCATAGGACAATTAGAAATATGTATCAGTTCTGATAATAATAGGCATTATTATCTAGTGAGAGAACTCTTTTGGGTCCTTTTTTTTGAGAAGTGTTCTTGCTGTGCCAGAGGAATCTGCCTCGAGAAATGGGGAGTGCTTAGGCAAAATAAGAGCAGTTATAATAGTAGGCtacaagctagctataagcatattttaaagagacaagagaagagagaagagaggtgggctactaatttgtagccagctgcacacggactccaagacagaATGTGcatatgatatgtgggaccatgtactaatgttttgtagctaactattgtatgaattggctatagAAGAAtcggagctagtagttggctatactattgaacttactcTAAGACAATGAATTACATCTGaactgatttgttttttttttctttttgcctcGATATGATTTGGTTAGTTGTTAGGGTTGATCTAGCTTTCAGTTGGAAGGTACGCAGTACAGATGCACGCGCCCAACATGTTCAGAACAAGTTAATCAGTTCAGACGGCAGCATGTGCCACATGCAAGAGCCACATGTAGGTGCAGCGTTAGTGGATTGTTACATTAGATTTGCTGCACGCGACACTGTTGCAAGATCGATCTGTGAGTGACCCGAATCAAAATAATGGGGAGAACGGGAGAGGGGTAGATTCATTTAGCTTTGCACATTGAGGGATTCAGATTGTTGATTtctatgttgtttttttttgaacgggTTGATTTCTATGTTGTTGCCAAGTGGAGACATGAAACTGATGGTGCTCGTATGCTTCGACCATGAATCAATACCACTGGtaacatctaaaatttggcATCGAGAAAGTATGAGAAGACTTGCCAAATTTAGAATCTATTGGGCTTTCCCTAGGAAGCCCATCAGACCGTGAAACACCTCAGTCCCTAAATACAGATATCCCTTCGTACACGTTAAGTACAACTATGTTTACATAGCACAtcacttatattttgtttctcgATACATGTAAAATGGTTAATTGGAGGTATTAtgtttaggaactaaacactTGGGTCTAATGAGTCTAAAACGGAATGAGAACGCACAAACATGCTTAATAGTCAGAGCTGATACCCCCGAAAGCTTATCATTACACAAAAGATGAATACCTAGGATCTCCCCTTGGTGGCATGGCATTGCGACGTGTTCCTCCATGGGTCGCCACATACACAAGTTCATGTATTGTGGTTTGAGTCTCTAATACCATCTATAACATCTCAAGCTCCAAATCCATGTAGCCCACTCTACATGTTGAGTAAGTCCGCGTTCATATTGGGCTTCTCTTACCCTTTTGTCTTATTTCACTTTATGTAAAAGGTTATACAGAAGTTAGTATAGTTGGGTTGAACGATGCATATAAGCtgatatagacatatataactttttatgaGGGACTAATAACACAAAACGAGCACTTGGGACTAAAGAGCTTAATCAGGAATAAGAACACACAACTGGGCCTTAAGGGCTATGGTGTTACAAACCATCTATAAGGAATATAAGGAGCTAGTCAAACCCACAGTGTAATGATGATTAGACTAACATAGACATGATGGGCTGATCAGTAGAGTCCAAGATAGAGTTAAATTAATGTCATTCCCGTGTTTCCTTCGGTATGCACGAGGTTTCCTTATTGATAATGGATCCTGAGACCTAATAGGACATAGAGGAGGTCCTATGAAGACAAGCCCAACCCCTTTATAAGATGCTAAGCATGGTTCAATTGGGATAACCAACAACATAATTAACACAATATCCAATTTAGCCAATTGAATTGTTCTACTTTTTTACTTTCCAGTTTAAACCTACATTGTCCCCTAGTTTAGCCTTAGTTGATCCTTCTTTGTCGTTTGTGGTGTCAGTTGTTCATCCTTACCGCGAGAATGCAAATCCCTTGATTGGTGTTTATACTTAATTGATTACTTTTTCCTTTTACTCTCTATTTAATTGGTATTTTAATTTGGGTCCGGTACGTGCATGCAATCTGGCAACTATCAAACTCCCGTTCAATCCTATACAGATATGATTACCTTACTATTCGGTAccctacgactgtatgtatacatgtagtctacagatacccctagtacaggtaTCCCACAACACTCATCAATGGCTCTACCTCCACCTACTTCCCATGCAAGAACAATGAAACCAAGGCAATGATGCCTTCTTTATGATACACCACTTATGTCCCTGcgagagaaagaggagagggctCGGGAAGACGAGGTGTGCTGCCAAAGATTGGTTCCACAGAGTTTACGCCGGGAGCAATAACATCACAAGGGTGTCGGATGCTCAAAAAAAATAGGCCAATAAGGGTGAGGGTGAGGGGCGTCATCGCTGGTGCAAGGGCGAAAGAGAATCTGACCAAAGACTGAATAGGATTGCTCACATGGGCGATGACACACTCGACTCTCTAGGATGATGCAAGTGACAGACGACACAATTATATTCCGTTTTATATAACGTAGATATAGAGATATAAACACCTTCAAACCGACGCACATTTTTAACTAGAAAAAAGTCCACCAGAGGTCCCTGAACTTTAAGCCGAGTTTGTTTTTCGTACCTTAATCGTAATACCAAAAATGTGTGCCCCTAATCTCACATAATCCATTCAAAAAAGATCCTTCGACAGTATTGAGATATGGCGTCCAGTGGGTCCTACATGtcaggttttttttctcttcccttcttttcttttcttctcttccttcctctcctctctcttgttcctctcttctctgctTCTCTCCTGACCTTCTAGCTTGTGGCAGGCAGTGGGCGAGCAGCGGTGGGTTGGGGCATGGTCGGTGGGCAAAGACGGGGGCTGGGGTgcggacggcggtggcggggccCGTGGGCTAGGGTGCGGGGCGCCGCTTGCCCACCGCTTCTAGGCGATTGGCGCGCACATGTCCATGAGTTAATACGATTGCGTCTGTGCCAAACGGCCGGCCGACGCAAAGGCGCGCGCACCCAGCAATGTGGGCACCGGCTGGAGCACGGGAGCCGGCGAAAACCCCAGTTCCACCCACATGTTACGGCTAATCATGCGAGCACCAATCGCGCGCTGAAGTGCCGCCGAACCCACGCCGATGCTTCTCGGTTACCTCCCCTCTCACAATCTGTGTGTGCACGTGTGTTTGTTTGGCATGTTGCGGTGCTAGGGATCGACTCATTTTTACTATGGAGTATACTCCTCATTCACCGTGAATCCTTCTTGTGTTTGCTCGTGGTAGTAGTACCCAGGGCTTTAAATTCCAGAATGAAATTTTCGAAATTTCGGTCGTTTCGGTGGGTCCCGATAGTCAGTGTCTCTGGTCAAAAATTTcgcctaaaaaaattaacgcaAATTTTGGATGGTAACCCTAAGCAGCTCCCAATATTCCCAATCCGCCGTACTCCCTCACCAGATGCGCATGCGGCGGCCACCTAAGAATCAAAATAGATCGTGAAAAAAATGCGCTCGCCCAGTCTCCCGCTTCCGGCGTCGGTGGCGCCCGCTGCCTGCCTTCTCCGTCTGCTCCATCCTCTAGCCACTGCGCGCCGCTGTCGGTCCTCCCCCACCCCGTCGGCAAGCTTCCAGCCTTCCCCAGCCGCCGCGCATCGCTATCGCATACCCGGCCTCCCCAGCTTCCGCGCAGTCGCTGCACGCTTTCCCCTGACTCAAAGTCATCGCCGGCACCCACTTGCAGCAGTATTCTTTGATTTGAatccaattttttaatttgaattcaaatattgtttgaacaaTTTTCGTCCGAAatatttctgaattttttcaaaaatttcgCCATTTCGGTGACCCCCAATACAAAACGTCATTGCGATACTCCGAACCCTAGTAGTACCACATCGCTGGTCACTCCCTCGAGAGCTCGTCACTCCCGCACTCACAAACACTCCATTCCAGCTAGCTCTAGCACATGAGCTAGCTACAGTTTGTTGGTGTCTAACCTAGAAGGAATTCtcacacacgcacgcacgctaTCACCTGGAATTTGGAGTAGAGTTCACAGCCAAACACCTAGTGCGAATACTGTAAACGAAACCCCAACCCCCGCCACCGCCCACCGACCGCACCTAGCCCGCCTGCCCCTGGCGCTGCTCGCCCACTGTCAAGGACGGGAGAGAAGCatagaagagaggaagaagagaggagaggaaggaagagaatagaagaaaataaaataaaataaaataacctgACATGTGTGACTCATTAGACACCACATTAGTAAAACCAGTTAAAAAATGAGTCAATACTGTCGAGAGACTTTTTTGAACGGATCGTGCAAGTTTAGAGGTACACATTTCTGATATTCGGGTTAAGTGACGGAAAACAAACAAAGGCTCTAAGTTCAGGGACCTTTGgtggacttttttattttaactatACGCACTGATTCGTGGGCCTATGGGCACGTATAGCCCAAATGTAGCCCATATACGTGAATGGCTTCCGAACGGTGTCCAGGTCGGTGCACAAGAGAATGAGCCGTCCCGATCTATCATTACCGACCCCACCCACAGTACACGGTTACACCCGTAGTCCGGTATTACTATTAGACCGTAAACCAAACCCTAAATTCcccaatcgccgccgccgccgccgccgccatgggtcGCAAAGACActtcgtcgtcctcctccgccgccggagccggcagCAAGAAGGAGAAGCCGATGTCCGTCTCCGCCATGCTGGCCTCCATGGACGCGCCGGCGTCCAAGGCGAAGCCAtccaaggcggcggcgtcgaaaCCCAAGCCCTCCAAGGCGCCCGCGTCGTCTTACATGGGCGACATCGACCTGCCCCcctccgacgacgaggaggacgacgccgaCCTTGCCGCCGTGGTCTCTAAGCCCAAGgcccgcgccaccgtcgaccTCAACGCCATCGCGCCTTCGCAGAAGGACGCCAAGAAGAAGGACAAGCGcgaggcgatggcggcggcgcaggcggaaGCGGCCAAGCAGGAGGCGCTCCGTGACGACCGCGACGCCTTCTCTGTCGTCATCGGCGCTCGCGTCCCTGGATCCTCCGGGGCCTCCGAAggtgacgccgccgccgatgacaATATCAGGGATATCGTGCTCGAGAACTTCTCTGTTTCCGCCCGCGGGAAGGAGCTACTCAAGAACGCCTCGCTCCGGATCTCGCACGGCCGGCGCTATGGCCTCGTCGGGCCCAATGGCATGGGCAAGTCCACCCTGTTGAAACTGCTGGCGTGGCGGCAGGTCCCTGTGCCCCGGAGCATTGATGTCCTGCTTGTGGAGCAGGAAATTGTTGGAGACGATCGTTCAGCGCTCGAGGCGGTTGTTGCCGCTGATGAAGAGCTTGCAGCGCTCCGCGCAGAGCAGGCAAAGCTCGAGTCCTCCAATGATGCTGATGACAATGACCGGCTTGCCGAGGTTTACGAGAAGCTCAATCTCCGGGATTCGGATGCAGCACGGGCTCGTGCGTCCAAGATCCTTGCTGGCCTGGGGTTTGATCAGGCCATGCAGGCCAGGTCCACTAAATCATTCAGTGGTGGCTGGAGGATGCGGATCTCGCTTGCTCGCGCGCTGTTCATGCAGCCAACATTGCTGCTGCTTGATGAACCAACGAACCATCTTGACCTCCGAGCTGTTCTTTGGTTAGAGCAATACTTGTGCTCACAATGGAAGAAGACATTGATTGTTGTGTCTCATGACCGTGACTTCCTGAACACAGTTTGCAACGAGATCATTCATTTGCATGATAAAAATCTGCATGTTTACCGTGGAAATTTTGATGACTTTGAGAGTGGGTATGaacaaaaaaggaaagagatgAACAGGAAGTTTGAGGTGTTTGAAAAGCAGATGAAAGCAGCGAGGAAGACTGGGAGCAAGGCAGCGCAAGATAAGGTCAAAGGTCAGGCACTATCAAAGGCTAATAAGGAGGCTGCCAAGAGCAAGGGCAAGGGGAAGAATGTAGCAAATGATGATGACGACTTGAAGCCAGCTGATCTTCCACAGAAGTGGCTTGACTACAAGGTTGAGTTCCACTTCCCAGAGCCAACTTTGCTCACACCACCATTACTTCAGCTCATTGACGTGGGCTTCAGCTACCCTAATCGCCCTGACTTCAAGCTGTCTGATGTTGATGTTGGCATTGACATGGGAACACGTGTTGCGATTGTTGGTCCCAATGGGGCAGGAAAATCTACTCTTCTTAATTTACTTGCGGGTGATCTTACCCCAACTGAAGGAGAGGTAAGGAGGAGCCAGAAGCTGAGGATTGGGCGATACTCACAGCATTTTGTTGACTTGTTGACAATGGAGGAAAATGCAGTTCAGTATTTGCTCAGAATCCACCCTGACCAGGAGGGAATGAGCAAAGCAGAGGCTGTCCGTGCGAAGCTTGGAAAATTTGGTTTACCAGGGCACAACCATCTCACTCCAATTGTTAAATTATCTGGTGGTCAGAAAGCCCGTGTTGTGTTCACTTCAATATCAATGTCACATCCTCATATCCTCCTGCTGGATGAGCCAACAAATCACCTAGATATGCAAAGTATTGATGCACTGGCAGATGCGCTGGAAGAATTCACTGGTGGTGTGGTCTTGGTTAGCCATGACTCGAGATTGATCTCTAGAGTGTGTGATGACGAGCAGAAGAGCGAGATATGGGTTGTGGAAGATGGCACTGTGAACAAATTCAATGGAACATTTGAGGACTACAAGGATGAACTGTTGGAAGAAATCAAAAAGGAAGTTGAAGAGTAATGCTTTTTTATGTGAATTGTAAGATGCTTAATTATTCTTTATATACACTGGGCTGGTAAACTTAATGTATTAGtagttcttttttcctttggtTGGCAGAGTATTTGTATGGTGGGAGTCTGAAACACCTATTAAGAGAAGCACTTTTGGCACTTTTGCTTTTTGTATGTTCTAATAGTTTCCAGGATGAGtctgataaatatattttatatgattttgctCCAATACTCGATGGTATACCTCCATGtttctatactactttaaatgtctctagtggtggtggcagtgaatcagCCACTCCACTACTTTCTATAGTTCTTTTGCAAATTAGCGTATggtattttctaatattatgGAATAGTCCATATTTGGTTTAAACAAGTGATATTGGTatagttggtaaaaaaattcctataacaTTTTGAATAAAGTATCATAGCAAAGCAtgggtattttgctagtaaTTTGTACGATTTCATGTTATTGTCTTTGATACTATATTATGAATAGTAACATCATGTTGGTTAGGTTAATCCAAATACTGTTATTGTCAAATGTTTGGTCAATtttcttaatatatttttgaatattgCCTATATGCTTATGATTTACAAATGGAATTTCTGCTCACAGAATAATCGTATGGAACTGCAGTACTGAAATTGATACATGTGTACCGAAATCATGATAAGTAATGTTCAGAATGCTGTCTAGTAATTGGTTCAGGATAATGTGACACATGTGTTGTTTAATTACTCTAGATGATACTGCAATTGACTCATCTGGTTATTATCTTCATATGCCTTACTGAAAACATGCTAATCTAACTACCGAAATGGTGTACATATGTCGCAAGTTGTActgttaattaaataaacttgCATGCTATGAATTGTGACCTGATGCATTCTACTTTAGATCACTCTGGATGGTTTGTTGTCAGGCCTATGGCCTCTGCTTATAACTCTAATGGttcaatttgattattttactGCAGCACGCTGCTACATGATCTTCCATGCATAAATATGAATTACTGATGCCACCCTAACTTCCATGCATACGATTTTCTCGAGGTTAATTTATCAAGGTCAACTAATTCTAAGGGTATGCACTGAGTCAAAGAATTGGATATATATGCAGTTCTTAACCCAAAGTACACTTATATGGTACTTCCAATTCATCTAAGACATGTTGACATGACTATTCTGAACTTGAGCTAACCTTCTTACACAATTAACTCCTGAAAACTATTTCTTGTTTATTGTGCATGTGCTGTTCTTCAACTCAGATGATTAACATGGTTCCTCTATTGAATGATTGAATCTGGACTCTGGAGTGAAATTGTTTACTTTTAATTTAGGCGGATGCATACACAACTACTACTTATGCTAGAACATTCACAGATCAAGGTTATGACACTACAAATTGATTTTatcactgatttttttttggctatatTACCTTGATCTTCTAGTTTAAGGTGTTGTGAGGGTGTGATTTGGTTGCTTGGCTCTAATTTGCTCCATCTCTACTAGTTCGTCTCCTTTCTTCCCGGTACTGGAGCTTTCTGTTCCTCCTAGCCCTGATGAATGCTTATTCCTTCTTTCTTGTTGGATCTAACTGCTAGCTTTGCTTGATTGGCACCTTGAGATGCTACTGGTTGCTTGAGCTAAAACTCCATGTTCCTCCTGGAACTCAAACACTTTCTGATGCTGCGGTTCCATGGTTGCTTCGGTTGTGCTGTGATGTTGTGTTGTTTGCACTGGCTCACCAGATCAGC from Oryza brachyantha chromosome 3, ObraRS2, whole genome shotgun sequence carries:
- the LOC102707851 gene encoding ABC transporter F family member 4, which produces MGRKDTSSSSSAAGAGSKKEKPMSVSAMLASMDAPASKAKPSKAAASKPKPSKAPASSYMGDIDLPPSDDEEDDADLAAVVSKPKARATVDLNAIAPSQKDAKKKDKREAMAAAQAEAAKQEALRDDRDAFSVVIGARVPGSSGASEGDAAADDNIRDIVLENFSVSARGKELLKNASLRISHGRRYGLVGPNGMGKSTLLKLLAWRQVPVPRSIDVLLVEQEIVGDDRSALEAVVAADEELAALRAEQAKLESSNDADDNDRLAEVYEKLNLRDSDAARARASKILAGLGFDQAMQARSTKSFSGGWRMRISLARALFMQPTLLLLDEPTNHLDLRAVLWLEQYLCSQWKKTLIVVSHDRDFLNTVCNEIIHLHDKNLHVYRGNFDDFESGYEQKRKEMNRKFEVFEKQMKAARKTGSKAAQDKVKGQALSKANKEAAKSKGKGKNVANDDDDLKPADLPQKWLDYKVEFHFPEPTLLTPPLLQLIDVGFSYPNRPDFKLSDVDVGIDMGTRVAIVGPNGAGKSTLLNLLAGDLTPTEGEVRRSQKLRIGRYSQHFVDLLTMEENAVQYLLRIHPDQEGMSKAEAVRAKLGKFGLPGHNHLTPIVKLSGGQKARVVFTSISMSHPHILLLDEPTNHLDMQSIDALADALEEFTGGVVLVSHDSRLISRVCDDEQKSEIWVVEDGTVNKFNGTFEDYKDELLEEIKKEVEE